The following DNA comes from Rhea pennata isolate bPtePen1 chromosome 7, bPtePen1.pri, whole genome shotgun sequence.
ATCAGGCACCAAACTCCAGACAGGAATGAaaaatttcctctttccagCCCCCTCCCATCAGCCCAGCCACCTCCTGCCTCATCAGTTTTATTCTCTCTTCGATTTCTTTGCACTTGTCAAGTAAGTCTTGGAGAAGAAGTTGCAGAAGAGCACCAAGTAACTGAGGTACAtcacagatgaaaataaaacacttgaCCAGGTGGTGTGGTAGATCTCATTCTCCATCCAGAAGAGGAGTAAGATGTTCACTATCACAGCTACCAGCATCTGCAGAATCTGTAAAAAGGTGATCACCATGGCGATGTAGCGGGGTACCCAAAAGCCTGCTGCTCGCATGGCATAGTAGGAATACATGAAAGTATGGACAGTGAAGTTCATGGTAATGAACAAGCCACCGCCTGGTGCTGACTGCTTATAGGCAAACCAGCTGTAGATCAGTGTAGCAACATGGTGGTACCAGTGGAGGAACATGAGCCTCTGTTTCCGGAGAACAATGAACACAGTGTCACCTTGGGAAAGAAATGCATTGTTAGTCGTATAAAAGCAGAGCAGTCATATAAGTTTTCAAGCAAGGTAGAAAGACTGAGCTGGAATGTTAAAGTCATTATTTGGCTTGATCTCATCAGAAGCTAGGGTCACACTAGATTTGCCTGTATTGATAAAACTCATGTAGACGTTCACCTAATGGCACATCTGTGGTACGAGTGCCCCTTGCCCCAGTACTGCTTATATAGCTCTACCCACACAGCACTTCAGACCAGCTCTACTGTACTTTTTCACATGGAAATTGtgtggaaagaagaaattctgctcatgcatatttttcctgttttgcatttACAGGTTGCTCAGGGACTCAGCTGGGAGTGGAAGATGGGTTCATATCAATCCTCGTATTTTCTAGTTTAAATGTGTCTCTCCCAGGCTGCCCAGTCTGTATGTAATGGAGCAGAACAACTTCATCAGCAGTGACTTCAAATGCCAACCTGTAAGAGCCAACAATCTGGTTACTGCACTCACAAATTCCTGCTCTGCTTCAAGGCACTAGCCTTGACTCCAGGGTAGTCCTGCTCTGAGCACGCTGGACGTCAGACTACATTGGAGTGGTTTGCAGGGAAGAAACTTTCCACTGACAAATTCAAACTTTGTGCGCTGCTGCAAGTGCTTTTGCTTCTAATGAACTTGATGCTTCCCAACAAAGACATTGCCACAAAGTTTCCAGCAAGTTTCTACTTCAGGAATGAAGATTTTTGCAAGTTCAATGTAAGAAAGCCTTAATGGGCTGTCCTGCGCCCCACCAGCCTCCCCTGCCTGCCTGTGGCCGCCTTACCATAATCTGCTCACTGCAGAATTGCCTATTCTAGGTGCTGGCCTGAGGATATCAAAGCAGAGCAGTAAcatcaggctgcagccccacagaAAGAGAACGTTTGAGCAACAggtcaacagaaagaaaacgAGCAGCACATGCTAAGCTAGACAGCCCCAGACAGACTGAAGACAGACTTCAATGTCTTGAAGTAACATTTGAACAGAGACCAGTAAGACGACCacttggaagagaaaaggaattatGAACACATTGGATAAGGAGAAACTTGAGACTCACCCAGTTCCAGGACTTTGCTCAGCACAAATAAATAGGCCCAAAGTTTAGTGGTGGGGTGAATGTAGAAGGTTTGATCACACACCAATTGCTTAAATCCCTCTGTAGAGAGAACGAAGGCCACATACTTCCAGGACCGGTGGGTCCCAATGGCACTGCAAGAAAACCAGAAGAGAGTTGAAAGGTGCTAGCAGCCCAGCACACCCAGGGCCCCACAGTATTCTCTAACAGCTCTTCACTCACAAATATTATCTTGATGCCCAGGGCAGTCTCAGGAACATCTAAACAAAATACTGCCTTCCACTGCTCCTCTATCTTAAACTGGTTGTGAACTCTTCCTCTTGGGAAGCACATGTTTCAGCCCCTCAGTTTGCTAGGCAAGAGCCTTTTCCTAGATCTTTTGGCCTGGATTTCAAACAAGCGTATTTCCATAACGTGGAGCAGAGAACAGCTGCTGCCCCTTTTATTTGTAAGGGGCAGGGAGACAAGCAAATCCCATTGGTGGTGTAAGCCCCTCACATCCCCTGCAGCCCTTCACATCTCCTATTGCTTCTGGCTGGCCCTAGCCCAGAGGCTGTTCTTTGCTACCTGCGCTGCAGACCAAGGAGTCTGCAGTAATACTGGGAACCCAGGAAACACCTCCTTGAAGCTGGGGGAACTCAGCATCTCCATCTCCTACCCATGCTGACCTCCACAGGCAGGTCTGTGAGCGTGTGCTGCTCACAGACCAAGATGAGTTTGCAAAGGTCTTACGCTGCAAACATTTTGGGACTGGAAAGCCAGCAAAGTCTCATCTTTTCTATTGccactgatttttattctttgatatCTGAAAAAATTCCAGCTTTTTCTCTACACTGCTGCCCCATTGAGGACTTCAGGGTCTCACTTACTGTACAGGCACATCCACTGCACAGAGAAACAAGATATTAAACAGCCATCCATTCCCTCTAGTAGGGTGCTAACATAAAGATACAGTCATCTCTCATCTTCTCTCCCATCCCAGCCAGCAGGCATTaagtaatgaatatttttgtcttaTACTTCTGGCTTCCATGAGTCAGAAGCACCACAGGCCACGCTGGAGCCACTGCCTTTCAGCAGGATCTCAGCCTGATCAGTACCACTGGCACAGCTCCATCTGAGCACCTGCTTGGATGTGGCTGCTGAAGGTGAGGAGTGCCACTGCCCAGGACACTTGTGTTCTTGAGGTATTGCTACCCCCCGGAGGAAATGTCCCAGTAAGTGCAACGACAAGCAATTGCTCTCTTGCATATATTGCAGACAGCCTGAGCTGGCTTAAGCCATGCTAAGGCTTCCTGTAAAATGCTCTTCCCAGAACAGCAGCAAGGTACAAGAGGGGAGGACTGCATGAGCCAGCACAGCCCTTCTGCTTGTGTGATGCTAAGCAGCTCCAGGAAGCCTGCAGC
Coding sequences within:
- the ELOVL3 gene encoding elongation of very long chain fatty acids protein 3 — translated: MELSFSLSALPLLRQHDFERRFDEREAMRWMRDNWQKTFLFAVAYMVLIFSGQRVMKERTGYKLRTVLALWSLSLALFSAIGTHRSWKYVAFVLSTEGFKQLVCDQTFYIHPTTKLWAYLFVLSKVLELGDTVFIVLRKQRLMFLHWYHHVATLIYSWFAYKQSAPGGGLFITMNFTVHTFMYSYYAMRAAGFWVPRYIAMVITFLQILQMLVAVIVNILLLFWMENEIYHTTWSSVLFSSVMYLSYLVLFCNFFSKTYLTSAKKSKRE